The following proteins come from a genomic window of Sorghum bicolor cultivar BTx623 chromosome 3, Sorghum_bicolor_NCBIv3, whole genome shotgun sequence:
- the LOC8056547 gene encoding ocs element-binding factor 1, with product MAFSGCMTCIDMQISPAMAKQHVGFGPDHTAGGPFPTQPAAASWPGVDAGAAAAECVDHQRRFRRRISNRESARRSRARKQRYLYELRDSAAVLERGNRDLAARAEAARGRLALALLANAALRAEAAALSRRLAAARRDLVLLGRLYAGAVAAGGVDGECCLGSTDTEQMVASLIA from the coding sequence ATGGCCTTCTCAGGGTGCATGACTTGCATCGACATGCAAATCTCCCCCGCGATGGCCAAACAGCATGTCGGGTTCGGACCAGACCACACAGCAGGGGGCCCATTCCCAACTCAACCCGCGGCGGCGTCCTGGCCTGGGGTCGAcgccggcgccgcggcggcggagtGCGTCGACCATCAGCGGCGTTTCCGGCGGAGGATATCGAACCGAGAGTCCGCGCGGCGGTCCCGCGCGCGGAAGCAGCGCTACCTCTACGAGCTCCGGGACAGCGCCGCGGTCCTGGAGCGCGGGAACCGCGACCtggcggcgcgcgcggaggcCGCGCGCGGTAGGCTGGCCCTCGCCTTGCTCGCCAACGCCGCGTTGCGCGCCGAGGCCGCCGCGCTGTCCCGTCGGCTCGCGGCCGCCCGCcgcgatctcgtcctcctcggcCGTCTGTACGCCGGGGCCGTtgctgccggcggcgtcgacggCGAGTGCTGCCTCGGGTCCACGGACACTGAGCAGATGGTTGCCTCGTTGATCGCGTAG